From Chryseotalea sp. WA131a:
GCGTGTTCAGACTTTTATTCGCCTCGGCAATAAATTCTTGAATGATGCGGTCTTTGAATAAGAAGAGCGAGGCAAGCAACCCAATCAGCAAAACGGCCAAGCCCAACCCAACATATAAAATGATTTTTGTTACCTTCTTCAAAGTTTAAAAAATTGTGTTTAAAGATAAGACGAGCAATAAGTAAGTTTTCGCTACAGAAAATCACGATCGCCCAATCAGTTTAAATGAGTTCAAGAGAAACTGAGTTAGTAAGACGCGCTAAGTCACTTAGACCTAATGGGACCCAATTCATTCCTTTTTGGACAAGCCGCTCTAAATAAATGTAGTCATTGAAAAGAACACAGGGAACATGAATTTGGGCTTGCAGGCCTGCATGTTCTCCTAAAGATCTATTTCCTGCCATAACTGATTTATCTGCATCAGCCATATTAAAATTTCCGTTTTTGCATTGAAGCGATAAAATTGGCGCGTGAGGAATTGAGCCAAGCGGTAATACCCAAAGGATGTCCAGTCCTCCATCTTTGTCAGGAAGCCAGGGGTCTGGATTGGCCTTAAAGCCTAATGTTTTCAAGTGTGTCAAAAATTGATTTTTTTTCTTTTTTTGATCTCTAGGGAATCCTACTCTATGAATAGCTCCAGTGGTCCTGAGTTTCAGTCTTTCAGCTACACTACATTCAAAGTCCCTTGATCTTTTTCCAACACTACGAATTGAAATCATATCCACAATAAATTTCAAATAGTCATCATCTAGGGAGTCGAATCGTTTAGTGACTGCATTAAAACTAAATGGTAAATTATATCCTTTGCTCGTGAAATGAGTTTCTAATAAGGCAACAGACTTATTAATTGCAGCTTCAGAATCAAACTCCTTTGTAAGTTCCCTTAATTCATCAATTAACGATAAGCTCTTACCCTTTCCAGTTAAATCAGAAGCAGTGATTACCCGTGATTTAGAAGTATTAAGTTCTTGAACAACAATTTCAAAGAATTCAAAAAGACAGTAAGCAGCCATTTATTTATTAGCAATGTATTTCTTAATTTCCGCATCAAAAGCCTTGTAGGCATCCAAAGCATTGGTGTCTTCCTTAGTTTTCTTACTGCCGGATGACATTTTCTTCAGAAGGGTTCCTATTTGTTTGGTAAGTTTAATTAATCTTTTCTTGCTCTCCTCAGTTGTATCCACATAGATCTCAGCATCCGCTAGACTCTTACCTGAATGGAGTACGGCACTAGCAACTTTTGAACTTAAGACACGAGCGTATGTCGATATTTCTCGAGTATCTGAAACGACCTTAGTATCAGAATTTCTTGCCCCTTTCTCTTTTTTGCCGTATAAATCATCAAGAAGAAGAGCAAATTTTTTCTTATCAAAACTGATTACCTCAAGTGTTTTAGGATCTGTTTCTAATTCAAGAAATGCGGCAGTACCTGACCTTTTTAATGCTTCACTTAGGTTAGCAAAATCGTCACCCGCTGGTATTTGTTCTTTTGCTTGTTTAAGCACTCTTAATGGAATTAGAAAACCCTTTGCTGTAGTTTTAGAAAGCTGTGTCTCACGTAGTATTCTATCGATACCTCCTGGCCGTTT
This genomic window contains:
- a CDS encoding ParB N-terminal domain-containing protein gives rise to the protein MPASAPVSHVAIEYVSPDLLDFDPENPRFATKMIGNTQEQIQKQIFGEPYYAVELVDSFLQNGFIDFEPLVVKRGSKNRLVVIEGNRRLAAIKEIRSNPAKYSSSDHLEDLESIPVLVFHNKPTAKEEDALRVYLGVRHLFGFRDWPPLSKAQYLEEESKRPGGIDRILRETQLSKTTAKGFLIPLRVLKQAKEQIPAGDDFANLSEALKRSGTAAFLELETDPKTLEVISFDKKKFALLLDDLYGKKEKGARNSDTKVVSDTREISTYARVLSSKVASAVLHSGKSLADAEIYVDTTEESKKRLIKLTKQIGTLLKKMSSGSKKTKEDTNALDAYKAFDAEIKKYIANK